A DNA window from Litorivicinus lipolyticus contains the following coding sequences:
- a CDS encoding MFS transporter, with amino-acid sequence MSGAPLARLSLFYALYFGVIAIMIAWQAPYFSSLGLSPTDIGWLLGMAGGLKVVSPLLWGWIGDHMHQRIWIVRLGACLCVASILWLPFVSSFWTLAAVLCTFSFFWDAILSQFDAVTFEHLGDDGRVWYPRIRGLGSAGFVVMAFASGYWFEWFPIGHWPWGMLALVVVLAAVSLTVPGRLVKVDDAAPATGFVAMVMAPAVLSFLVAAFLIKVSTAPLNVFFTLYAMQNGHSQWIAGSLWGLGVVIEVVILVFNSHRLARYAPGRLMLLALAVAMLRWPLIAWGIESLGLMVFASMLHGITFGVFHAGAMEFLRQQFPRRQLGRGIALYSTLGFGLANMIGAPVSGYLYQSGGGQLAFMVATVVATIGFMLLYWQLNRAPQESRAH; translated from the coding sequence GTGAGCGGGGCGCCACTCGCGCGCCTGTCGCTGTTCTACGCCCTGTATTTCGGCGTCATCGCGATCATGATCGCGTGGCAGGCGCCGTATTTCTCATCCCTCGGCCTATCGCCGACCGACATCGGTTGGTTGTTGGGCATGGCCGGTGGCCTCAAGGTCGTTAGCCCCTTGCTGTGGGGCTGGATTGGCGATCACATGCACCAGCGTATTTGGATTGTTCGCCTCGGCGCCTGCCTGTGCGTCGCCAGCATCCTATGGCTGCCATTCGTGTCCAGCTTTTGGACCCTGGCGGCGGTGCTGTGCACCTTCAGCTTTTTCTGGGACGCGATTTTGTCGCAATTCGACGCCGTCACTTTCGAGCACCTGGGTGACGACGGCCGCGTTTGGTACCCCCGTATTCGCGGCCTGGGCAGCGCCGGTTTCGTGGTCATGGCCTTCGCTAGCGGTTACTGGTTCGAATGGTTCCCTATTGGGCATTGGCCCTGGGGCATGTTGGCGCTGGTGGTGGTGTTGGCGGCGGTCAGCTTGACGGTCCCCGGACGCCTGGTAAAAGTCGACGACGCGGCGCCGGCGACCGGCTTTGTTGCCATGGTGATGGCACCCGCGGTGCTGTCGTTTTTGGTCGCGGCCTTTTTGATCAAAGTATCGACCGCGCCGCTGAACGTATTTTTCACCCTCTACGCCATGCAAAACGGCCACTCGCAATGGATCGCCGGCAGCCTGTGGGGCTTGGGTGTGGTCATCGAGGTGGTGATTTTGGTGTTCAACAGCCATCGCCTGGCGCGCTACGCGCCGGGCCGGCTGATGTTGTTGGCATTGGCGGTGGCGATGCTGCGCTGGCCGTTGATTGCCTGGGGCATCGAGTCACTTGGGTTGATGGTTTTTGCGTCGATGTTGCACGGTATTACCTTTGGCGTGTTCCACGCTGGCGCCATGGAGTTTTTACGTCAACAGTTCCCGCGCCGCCAACTGGGGCGAGGGATTGCGCTGTATTCGACGCTGGGCTTTGGCCTGGCCAACATGATCGGCGCGCCCGTCAGCGGTTACCTGTACCAATCCGGCGGCGGCCAGCTGGCGTTTATGGTGGCGACGGTGGTGGCGACGATAGGCTTTATGTTGCTGTATTGGCAGCTGAATCGAGCGCCGCAAGAAAGCCGCGCGCACTAG
- a CDS encoding LysR family transcriptional regulator — MVIDISNLLAFAAVADWPRMADAADHLNLSQPAVSKRLSELERRLGYPLFDRVNRELVLTEAGRLLLAESRGLLAEHARLERFARAMADGEKGQLRLATSHHIGLHHLPPVLRAYRKAHSGVEPRIQFLDSEAAHEAVSRGDVDLALVTLDPSWTGRLASTQLWHDDLCGFVDQSHPLAGGGDPAEHMAILPERGTYTRDLIEASLPFRLHQVLPTNYLETIGAMIDAGLGWSVLPAGLQRDNWARLPLPPMARELGVIYDPKRHLGASARGFLAALDSAANTAT; from the coding sequence ATGGTTATTGATATCAGCAATTTGCTCGCCTTCGCCGCGGTCGCCGATTGGCCGCGCATGGCCGACGCCGCCGATCACCTGAATCTGTCGCAACCGGCGGTCAGCAAACGCCTGTCCGAGCTGGAACGACGGCTGGGCTATCCACTGTTTGACCGGGTTAATCGCGAGTTGGTGCTAACCGAGGCTGGCCGGTTGCTGTTGGCCGAGTCACGTGGGCTGTTGGCCGAGCACGCACGCCTTGAACGCTTCGCCCGCGCGATGGCGGACGGCGAGAAGGGTCAACTGCGCTTGGCGACATCCCACCACATTGGTCTGCATCACCTGCCGCCGGTGTTGCGCGCCTATCGCAAGGCCCACTCCGGGGTCGAACCGCGCATCCAATTTTTGGATTCCGAGGCCGCCCACGAGGCGGTCAGTCGCGGCGACGTCGACCTAGCACTGGTGACCTTGGACCCGAGCTGGACCGGTCGCTTGGCCAGCACACAGCTGTGGCACGATGATCTGTGCGGCTTCGTCGATCAAAGCCACCCGCTGGCCGGCGGCGGTGACCCCGCCGAGCACATGGCCATTTTGCCCGAGCGCGGAACCTATACCCGGGACCTGATCGAGGCCAGCCTGCCGTTTCGATTGCATCAGGTGTTGCCCACCAACTATCTGGAAACCATCGGCGCCATGATCGATGCCGGCCTGGGGTGGTCGGTGCTGCCGGCCGGACTGCAACGTGACAACTGGGCGCGCTTACCCTTGCCACCGATGGCGCGTGAACTGGGGGTGATTTACGACCCGAAACGCCATTTGGGTGCTAGTGCGCGCGGCTTTCTTGCGGCGCTCGATTCAGCTGCCAATACAGCAACATAA
- the leuC gene encoding 3-isopropylmalate dehydratase large subunit, with protein sequence MAKTLYDKLWDAHVVTQRDDGSALIYIDRQLLHEVTSPQAFEGLKLANRAPWRVDANVATVDHNVPTKNQIAGVSAIEDPTSRLQVETLEANTAAAGIVTFSMNDPRQGIVHVMGPEQGATLPGMTVVCGDSHTSTHGAFGALAHGIGTSEVEHVLATQCLVAKKMKNMLIRVDGVLGRGITAKDVVLAIIAKIGTAGGTGYAVEFAGSAIESLSIEGRMTVCNMAIEAGARAGMVAVDQSTIDYFKGRPFSPTGQQWDAAVDYWRTLTSDADAVFDAVVELDAAAIEPQVSWGTSPEMVVGISEFVPNPDAEADPIKKSGIERALVYMGLHAEQAITDIYLDRVFIGSCTNSRIEDLRAAADVARGNQVADSIKQAMVVPGSGLVKAQAEAEGLDKIFVAAGFEWRDPGCSMCLAMNADKLGSGEHCASTSNRNFEGRQGAGGRTHLVSPAMAAAAAIAGHFVDVREF encoded by the coding sequence ATGGCTAAAACGCTGTATGACAAATTGTGGGATGCCCACGTCGTCACCCAACGCGACGACGGCAGTGCGCTGATTTACATAGACCGCCAGTTGCTGCACGAAGTGACCAGCCCGCAGGCCTTCGAAGGCTTGAAACTGGCCAATCGCGCGCCGTGGCGTGTCGATGCCAACGTCGCCACGGTCGATCACAACGTGCCGACCAAAAACCAGATCGCCGGTGTTAGCGCGATCGAAGACCCGACCAGCCGTTTACAAGTCGAGACATTGGAGGCCAACACCGCCGCCGCCGGTATCGTGACCTTTAGCATGAACGACCCGCGCCAAGGCATCGTCCACGTCATGGGGCCGGAGCAGGGCGCGACCTTGCCGGGCATGACTGTGGTTTGTGGCGATTCGCACACATCGACCCACGGCGCCTTCGGGGCGCTGGCCCACGGCATCGGCACCAGCGAAGTTGAGCACGTGCTGGCGACCCAGTGCTTGGTCGCCAAAAAGATGAAAAACATGCTGATTCGGGTCGACGGCGTGTTGGGCCGCGGCATCACCGCCAAAGACGTGGTGTTGGCGATTATCGCCAAAATCGGCACCGCCGGTGGCACCGGGTATGCGGTGGAATTTGCCGGCAGCGCGATTGAATCGCTGTCGATCGAAGGCCGCATGACGGTCTGTAATATGGCGATCGAAGCGGGCGCGCGCGCCGGCATGGTCGCGGTTGACCAGTCCACCATCGACTACTTCAAAGGCCGCCCCTTCAGCCCGACGGGCCAACAATGGGACGCAGCCGTTGACTACTGGCGCACGCTGACGTCGGATGCGGACGCGGTGTTTGACGCCGTGGTTGAATTGGACGCTGCCGCGATCGAGCCGCAGGTGAGTTGGGGCACCAGCCCTGAAATGGTGGTCGGGATCAGCGAATTCGTCCCCAACCCCGACGCCGAAGCCGACCCGATCAAAAAATCCGGCATTGAACGGGCATTGGTCTACATGGGGTTGCACGCCGAGCAGGCGATCACGGACATTTATTTAGACCGTGTGTTTATTGGGTCGTGCACCAACAGCCGCATCGAAGACTTGCGTGCGGCGGCTGACGTCGCGCGCGGCAATCAGGTCGCCGACAGCATCAAGCAAGCCATGGTCGTGCCTGGCTCTGGGCTGGTCAAAGCCCAGGCCGAAGCCGAAGGGCTGGACAAAATCTTTGTCGCCGCCGGTTTCGAGTGGCGCGACCCGGGCTGCTCGATGTGCCTGGCGATGAACGCGGACAAATTGGGCAGCGGCGAGCACTGCGCCTCGACCTCGAATCGTAACTTTGAAGGCCGTCAAGGCGCCGGCGGACGCACCCACTTGGTCAGCCCCGCGATGGCCGCCGCCGCGGCGATTGCCGGCCACTTTGTTGACGTACGGGAGTTTTAA
- the leuD gene encoding 3-isopropylmalate dehydratase small subunit, with translation MQQFISHTGLAAPLDKANVDTDQIIPKQYLKSIYRTGFGVSLFDDWRYLDAGEPGMDHSTRRVNPDFVLNHARYQGATVLLARQNFGCGSSREHAPWALMEYGFRAVIAPSFADIFYNNSFKNGFLPVTLPIDQVDALFSYVEANDGAQVTVDVEAMQVRAGELCFDFELDEFRRECLLKGLDEIGLTLDHSDAIRAYETQRRQVTPWMFPSE, from the coding sequence ATGCAACAGTTTATTAGCCACACCGGGTTGGCCGCGCCGTTGGACAAAGCCAATGTCGACACCGACCAGATCATTCCAAAGCAGTACTTGAAGTCGATTTACCGCACCGGGTTCGGCGTCAGCTTGTTTGATGACTGGCGTTACCTGGACGCCGGCGAGCCCGGCATGGATCACTCGACCCGTCGGGTTAACCCGGACTTTGTGCTGAACCACGCGCGCTACCAAGGCGCCACGGTTTTGCTGGCACGGCAAAACTTTGGCTGCGGTTCCAGCCGTGAACACGCGCCCTGGGCGCTGATGGAATACGGCTTTCGGGCCGTCATTGCCCCCAGCTTTGCCGACATTTTTTACAACAACAGCTTTAAAAACGGCTTTTTGCCGGTGACCTTGCCGATCGACCAAGTCGACGCACTGTTTAGCTATGTCGAGGCCAATGACGGCGCCCAGGTCACGGTCGACGTCGAGGCCATGCAAGTGCGCGCCGGCGAGCTGTGCTTTGATTTTGAATTGGACGAGTTCCGCCGCGAGTGCCTGTTGAAAGGGTTGGACGAAATCGGCCTGACTTTGGATCACAGCGACGCGATACGCGCCTACGAAACACAACGACGCCAGGTAACGCCCTGGATGTTCCCCAGCGAATAA
- the leuB gene encoding 3-isopropylmalate dehydrogenase, with translation MSQEVLLLPGDGIGPEVTAQAARVLDWMIDHADLDLELSEALVGGAAIEATGEPLPDATLKAAREADAILLGAVGGPQWDSLPMAQRPEKGLLGLRAELDLFANLRPAILYPELADASSLKAEIVAGLDILIVRELTGGIYFGQPRGVEERNGVRTGFNTYVYSEPEIERVGRVAFETAMKRGKKLCSVDKANVLEVTVLWREVMTRLAAEYPEVELSHMYVDNAAMQLVRNPKQFDVIVTGNMFGDILSDCAAMLTGSIGMLPSASLDVNGKGMYEPVHGSAPDIAGTDQANPLATLLSVAMMLRHSLGQIDAADRLERAVQSVLAADHRTGDIAATGETVIGTQAMGDAVIAALQAQ, from the coding sequence ATGAGCCAAGAAGTATTGTTATTGCCCGGTGACGGCATCGGCCCCGAAGTGACCGCCCAAGCCGCCCGTGTGCTGGATTGGATGATTGATCACGCGGATTTGGATTTGGAATTGAGCGAGGCCCTGGTCGGCGGCGCGGCCATTGAAGCGACTGGCGAACCGCTGCCGGATGCCACCTTGAAGGCCGCACGTGAAGCCGACGCCATCTTGCTTGGCGCCGTCGGTGGTCCGCAGTGGGACAGCCTACCGATGGCCCAGCGCCCGGAAAAAGGCCTGCTGGGACTGCGCGCGGAATTGGATTTGTTCGCTAATCTGCGCCCGGCGATTTTGTACCCTGAACTGGCCGATGCCAGTTCGCTAAAAGCTGAAATCGTCGCCGGTTTGGATATTTTGATCGTGCGCGAATTGACCGGCGGCATCTATTTTGGTCAGCCGCGTGGCGTCGAAGAGCGCAACGGCGTGCGTACCGGTTTCAACACCTACGTCTACAGCGAGCCGGAAATCGAACGCGTCGGCCGGGTTGCATTTGAAACTGCCATGAAGCGCGGTAAAAAATTGTGCAGTGTCGACAAGGCCAACGTGCTGGAAGTGACCGTGCTGTGGCGCGAAGTGATGACCCGGTTGGCTGCCGAATACCCCGAGGTTGAGTTGTCGCACATGTACGTCGATAACGCCGCGATGCAGTTAGTGCGCAACCCCAAGCAATTTGACGTCATTGTCACCGGCAATATGTTTGGCGACATTTTGTCGGACTGTGCGGCGATGCTGACCGGGTCGATCGGCATGCTGCCGTCGGCGTCGTTGGATGTGAACGGCAAGGGCATGTACGAGCCGGTGCACGGCAGCGCCCCGGATATTGCCGGCACCGATCAGGCAAACCCGCTGGCGACTTTGTTGTCAGTCGCTATGATGTTGCGTCATTCATTGGGTCAAATTGATGCCGCGGATCGCCTGGAGCGAGCCGTTCAATCGGTATTGGCGGCGGACCACCGGACCGGCGATATTGCCGCCACCGGTGAAACCGTGATTGGCACCCAAGCCATGGGCGATGCCGTTATCGCCGCGTTGCAAGCACAGTAA
- the asd gene encoding aspartate-semialdehyde dehydrogenase — protein MRVGLVGWRGMVGSVLMDRMRESGDFKRIEAVFFTTSQAGQAAPSDSAEPNLLDANDVAALATMDVILTCQGGDYTSAIHPKLRASGWTGYWIDAASSLRMNDDSIIVLDPVNLSVIKDGIANGTRDLIGGNCTVSLMLMAVGGLFNAGMVDWVSAQTYQAASGGGARHMRELLTGMGYLRSVVAEELDNPASAILDIDRKVAETQRSADFPADMFGAPLAGSLIPYIDSQLDNGQSREEWKAQAECNKILRTASMIPVDGTCVRVGALRCHSQALLIKLNADVPMDEINQILADSNPWVDVVPNDKETTMQRLTPVRATGTLDIPVGRLRKTNMGGEYLNAFTVGDQLLWGAAEPLRRALNIVLDAQ, from the coding sequence ATGCGAGTAGGATTAGTAGGTTGGCGTGGCATGGTCGGTTCGGTCTTGATGGACCGGATGCGCGAGTCGGGCGACTTTAAACGCATTGAAGCGGTTTTCTTCACCACATCGCAGGCCGGCCAAGCGGCCCCTAGTGATTCGGCCGAGCCGAATTTACTGGACGCCAATGACGTCGCGGCGCTGGCAACAATGGACGTTATCCTGACCTGTCAGGGCGGCGACTACACCAGTGCGATTCACCCGAAGTTGCGCGCCAGTGGCTGGACGGGTTACTGGATTGACGCGGCCTCGAGCCTGCGAATGAACGACGACAGCATCATCGTGCTGGACCCGGTCAACCTGAGCGTGATCAAAGACGGTATTGCTAACGGCACGCGCGACCTGATCGGTGGTAACTGCACGGTGTCGTTGATGCTGATGGCGGTTGGTGGCCTGTTCAACGCCGGCATGGTCGACTGGGTCAGCGCCCAAACTTACCAGGCAGCATCGGGTGGTGGTGCCCGTCACATGCGTGAATTGTTGACCGGCATGGGTTACCTGCGCAGCGTCGTCGCCGAAGAACTGGATAACCCAGCCAGCGCGATTTTGGACATTGACCGCAAGGTTGCCGAAACCCAGCGCAGTGCCGATTTCCCGGCCGACATGTTTGGTGCGCCGTTGGCCGGCAGCTTGATCCCGTACATCGATTCGCAGTTGGACAACGGTCAAAGCCGCGAGGAATGGAAAGCCCAAGCCGAGTGCAACAAGATTTTGCGCACCGCCTCCATGATTCCGGTCGACGGCACCTGTGTTCGTGTAGGCGCCCTGCGTTGCCACTCCCAGGCGCTGCTGATCAAACTGAATGCCGACGTGCCGATGGACGAGATCAACCAGATCCTGGCCGACTCGAACCCGTGGGTCGACGTGGTGCCGAACGACAAAGAAACAACGATGCAGCGGCTGACGCCGGTGCGCGCAACGGGCACGCTGGATATCCCGGTCGGCCGTTTGCGTAAAACCAATATGGGCGGTGAGTATCTGAATGCCTTTACCGTCGGTGACCAGCTGCTGTGGGGTGCGGCTGAGCCGCTGCGCCGTGCACTGAATATCGTGTTGGACGCGCAATGA
- a CDS encoding aspartate-semialdehyde dehydrogenase, with product MKVAILGRGVAGGALVAALSDAGYELDVFATAASDGEAVSAGRGEYSVKDIAAFQPGQYTWVINAMPAGVVVEAPANGVLLDLSGQAGTRWWNDETPAPGEVVRLLPPAQMVALRVLQALGTERILSADLTALSPVSRLGKSGVERLAKETAKMLNGQGKDEGDIAFDLSVQGGTADGIAELSGLMPYQLSWGDIVVPTFHGMALRVTALGNQNWGDDAAERLASVGFSVVDDLSLNTIQQASETKQVTGIVTQGPRVSLTVGFDAIAQLNQTVLELLDRPL from the coding sequence ATGAAGGTTGCGATTTTAGGCCGCGGCGTTGCCGGCGGCGCACTGGTGGCGGCATTGTCCGACGCCGGTTACGAGCTTGACGTGTTTGCCACGGCGGCCAGCGACGGTGAAGCCGTCAGCGCCGGTCGCGGCGAATACAGTGTCAAAGACATTGCCGCTTTCCAGCCGGGTCAGTACACCTGGGTGATCAATGCGATGCCGGCGGGCGTGGTGGTTGAAGCGCCGGCCAATGGCGTGCTGTTGGATTTATCCGGCCAGGCCGGAACGCGCTGGTGGAACGACGAGACCCCGGCACCGGGCGAGGTCGTGCGGCTGTTGCCGCCGGCGCAAATGGTCGCGTTGCGGGTACTGCAGGCATTGGGTACCGAGCGCATTTTGTCGGCCGATTTAACCGCGTTATCGCCGGTCAGTCGATTGGGCAAGTCCGGCGTTGAACGCCTGGCTAAGGAAACCGCGAAAATGCTGAATGGGCAGGGCAAGGACGAGGGCGACATTGCCTTTGATTTGTCGGTCCAGGGCGGCACGGCGGACGGTATTGCCGAGCTGAGTGGGCTGATGCCGTATCAGCTGAGTTGGGGCGATATTGTCGTGCCGACCTTCCATGGCATGGCGCTGCGTGTGACGGCGTTGGGAAATCAGAACTGGGGTGACGACGCGGCCGAGCGTTTAGCTTCAGTTGGGTTTAGCGTGGTCGATGACCTAAGTCTAAATACCATCCAGCAGGCGTCCGAGACCAAACAGGTCACGGGCATCGTGACCCAAGGGCCGCGTGTTAGTCTGACGGTTGGATTCGACGCGATCGCTCAGCTGAACCAGACCGTTCTGGAACTGCTGGATAGACCGCTGTAA
- a CDS encoding FimV/HubP family polar landmark protein encodes MRFLASLLVAVVGSANAIELGPIQVVSQPGEPFRAQVSVTDLGGVSLDELLPGLASQPDFERLGVPRLGVLSNLAFELEPGNGVAQVRISTEQPIQEPAIEFLLELYSPNGRVLKGYSVLFEPPRTSAPAPTGPVDIELSETVIEVGGRTLWRVANDILPNGVTVDQAMLGLLRANPTAFERGNINGLDPAAQLRLPTTAGYLQLPAASADSIVESQHALWVQPNSVTPPVLANLPTASEPSAPPQAPVAREPSAASTVAPDNRDFSDPTITLRRSEYDRLERQVTESREALVDVEVVRDDYREQLSTLQAELDRTRQTRDRLAKELATALGEIEIAEAGMLDIERQMSAQTFELREARMALDALVLAAASAAEPVVMAADSEPGQTEMPAEPQGPLALLLNAWVAWGVAGFFFLTTVIAWLLGRRTRKPTAAEALAALEASETASTEAVAEAEPPIDMNEVDNMLASAINGPSEPEPAPESEPEPEVEPEAEPEVEPEPEVEPEVEPEVEPEVEPEIEPEIEPDAELDVEMSDDEFTAALAEELGENQPDPRASVDENVGAVLADDAVLASQEVNPPVIDELDAAIEASVEDAFDAELASAMGVVPEPEAEPEAEPEAEPEVEPEVEPEVEPEVEPEVEPEVEPEVEPEVEPEVEPEVEPELNDGLDYLSPPDEGGKYAARLDLISTYIEMNLHDEADELLVEVEASGNATAMERAQVLRSKLNEALRDQ; translated from the coding sequence ATGCGATTTCTTGCCAGTCTATTGGTTGCCGTTGTCGGCAGCGCCAACGCTATTGAACTGGGACCCATTCAGGTGGTGTCCCAGCCCGGCGAACCCTTTCGTGCCCAAGTCTCGGTCACTGACCTGGGCGGCGTGTCGCTGGACGAGCTGTTGCCAGGGCTGGCCAGTCAGCCGGATTTCGAGCGTTTGGGCGTTCCACGCTTGGGCGTACTGTCGAACCTGGCGTTCGAACTCGAACCCGGCAACGGCGTCGCACAGGTCCGCATATCGACCGAACAGCCGATCCAAGAACCCGCGATTGAATTCCTGCTAGAACTGTATTCGCCCAATGGGCGGGTGCTGAAAGGCTATTCGGTATTGTTCGAACCGCCGCGGACGAGTGCGCCGGCGCCAACCGGCCCCGTGGATATTGAGCTGTCCGAGACCGTGATCGAGGTCGGCGGGCGCACCTTGTGGCGCGTGGCCAATGATATTTTGCCGAACGGCGTGACCGTCGATCAGGCCATGTTGGGCCTGCTGCGAGCCAACCCCACCGCCTTTGAACGCGGCAATATCAATGGATTGGATCCGGCCGCGCAGTTGCGCTTGCCGACCACCGCCGGTTATTTGCAGCTGCCTGCGGCCTCGGCGGATTCGATTGTAGAGTCCCAGCACGCCCTGTGGGTCCAGCCCAACTCGGTGACCCCGCCTGTTTTGGCGAATTTGCCGACGGCGTCGGAGCCGTCTGCGCCGCCGCAAGCGCCGGTCGCCCGGGAGCCCTCAGCCGCGAGCACCGTGGCGCCGGACAATCGTGACTTCAGCGACCCGACCATTACCTTGCGCCGCAGCGAATATGACCGATTGGAGCGCCAGGTTACCGAATCGCGAGAGGCCTTGGTCGATGTCGAGGTCGTGCGCGATGACTACCGCGAGCAGCTGTCGACACTGCAGGCCGAGCTGGATCGCACCCGCCAAACCCGCGATCGCCTAGCCAAAGAGTTGGCGACTGCGCTGGGCGAAATTGAAATCGCTGAAGCCGGCATGCTGGACATCGAGCGCCAAATGAGTGCTCAAACTTTTGAGCTGCGCGAAGCGCGCATGGCACTGGATGCGCTGGTGTTGGCGGCGGCCTCGGCGGCCGAGCCGGTGGTGATGGCGGCTGACAGTGAGCCGGGCCAGACCGAGATGCCGGCCGAGCCGCAAGGTCCCTTGGCGTTGCTGCTGAACGCCTGGGTTGCCTGGGGTGTGGCGGGGTTCTTTTTCTTGACCACGGTAATTGCGTGGCTGTTGGGACGTCGCACGCGTAAACCGACCGCCGCCGAGGCGTTGGCGGCGCTTGAAGCGAGTGAGACCGCGTCGACGGAGGCAGTCGCCGAGGCCGAGCCGCCGATTGATATGAATGAGGTCGACAACATGTTGGCGTCGGCGATTAATGGGCCGTCTGAACCCGAGCCGGCGCCCGAGTCTGAGCCTGAGCCTGAAGTTGAGCCTGAAGCTGAACCCGAGGTTGAGCCTGAGCCTGAGGTTGAGCCTGAGGTTGAGCCTGAGGTTGAGCCTGAGGTTGAGCCTGAGATTGAGCCTGAGATTGAGCCTGACGCGGAGTTGGACGTGGAGATGTCCGACGACGAATTCACCGCCGCATTGGCCGAAGAGTTGGGCGAGAACCAGCCCGATCCTCGGGCGTCGGTGGACGAAAACGTCGGTGCGGTGTTGGCCGACGATGCCGTGTTGGCGTCGCAAGAAGTCAACCCGCCGGTCATTGATGAACTCGACGCGGCGATTGAAGCCTCGGTCGAGGATGCCTTTGATGCAGAATTAGCGTCCGCCATGGGTGTGGTGCCAGAGCCGGAAGCCGAGCCGGAAGCCGAGCCGGAAGCCGAGCCGGAAGTAGAGCCGGAAGTAGAGCCGGAAGTAGAGCCGGAAGTAGAGCCGGAAGTAGAGCCGGAAGTAGAGCCGGAAGTAGAGCCGGAAGTAGAGCCGGAAGTAGAGCCGGAAGTAGAGCCGGAACTCAACGATGGTTTGGACTACCTGTCGCCGCCGGACGAGGGTGGTAAGTACGCTGCGCGTTTGGACCTGATTTCAACCTACATCGAAATGAACCTGCATGACGAGGCGGACGAGCTGCTGGTCGAGGTCGAAGCCAGCGGTAATGCTACGGCGATGGAGCGCGCACAGGTGCTGCGCAGCAAGTTAAATGAGGCGTTGCGCGACCAATAA
- the truA gene encoding tRNA pseudouridine(38-40) synthase TruA: MTRWAACIEYQGSNYYGWQTQEIEGKSVQPWVERALSKIADRPIEVVCAGRTDTGVHATVQVVHFDTDVERPARAWALGGNTHLPDDISFIWAVPVADDFSARFSARWRRYHYVFQNSTTRPAIASQHLTHVHNRLDLSAMARAARVLEGVHDFTSLRSSACQAPNPVRDMHFVRLYQLGSLIVIDVQANAFLHHMVRNIAGSLLAVGKGDRTVEWLGDVLQAKDRALAGVTAAANGLHLVGVGYEPSVVLPETLRFPPLSVGIVRPENRVWPAF, from the coding sequence ATGACCAGATGGGCAGCCTGCATCGAGTACCAGGGTAGTAATTACTACGGCTGGCAAACGCAAGAAATCGAAGGTAAGTCGGTCCAGCCATGGGTCGAGCGTGCGCTCAGTAAAATCGCCGACCGCCCGATCGAGGTGGTGTGTGCTGGGCGCACGGATACCGGAGTACATGCGACCGTCCAGGTCGTCCATTTTGACACCGACGTCGAGCGTCCGGCGCGGGCTTGGGCGTTGGGTGGCAACACCCATTTGCCCGATGACATCAGCTTCATCTGGGCGGTACCGGTTGCGGATGACTTCAGTGCCCGTTTCAGTGCGCGCTGGCGCCGCTATCACTATGTGTTTCAAAACAGCACGACTCGGCCGGCGATTGCCAGCCAGCACCTAACCCACGTTCATAATCGGCTCGACCTGTCGGCGATGGCACGCGCGGCACGTGTGCTCGAGGGGGTGCATGACTTTACGTCGTTGCGTTCGAGCGCATGCCAAGCCCCGAATCCAGTTCGCGACATGCACTTTGTGCGCCTGTATCAGCTGGGATCGCTGATTGTGATTGATGTTCAGGCCAACGCCTTCCTGCACCACATGGTGCGCAACATCGCTGGCAGCTTGCTGGCAGTGGGGAAGGGCGATCGCACAGTGGAGTGGCTGGGCGATGTTTTGCAGGCCAAAGATCGGGCCCTGGCCGGGGTCACCGCGGCGGCCAACGGCTTGCACTTGGTCGGGGTCGGATACGAGCCCAGCGTGGTATTGCCCGAAACCCTCAGATTTCCGCCGCTGAGTGTTGGAATTGTTCGCCCCGAGAACCGAGTTTGGCCTGCTTTTTAG